A single genomic interval of Methanomassiliicoccus sp. harbors:
- a CDS encoding zinc ribbon domain-containing protein, whose protein sequence is MNGVRTFLRQAQFQIYDVNPQQVHGEQYFQKLGLRRVVDIWVNPKGDGSIVTSDISATLGDPEAAVGLLGAIIYLPLAVAVGAVSYLDYERDATTLILSLWNYLDNMEGKSPPAGLESSLRCSNCGLSQDHDSRYCKRCGAQVRP, encoded by the coding sequence TTGAACGGGGTACGCACCTTCCTTCGTCAAGCCCAGTTCCAGATCTATGATGTCAATCCGCAGCAAGTGCATGGGGAGCAGTACTTCCAAAAGCTGGGTCTGCGGAGGGTCGTGGACATATGGGTCAATCCCAAGGGAGATGGGTCCATCGTGACCTCGGACATCTCCGCAACGCTGGGGGACCCTGAAGCAGCAGTGGGGTTGTTGGGGGCCATCATATACCTGCCTTTGGCGGTGGCCGTGGGAGCAGTATCCTATCTCGACTATGAACGGGACGCTACAACGCTAATTTTATCTTTATGGAATTATCTGGATAATATGGAGGGAAAGTCTCCCCCTGCCGGGCTCGAATCCAGCCTCCGATGCAGCAACTGCGGACTGAGCCAGGACCATGATTCCAGGTATTGTAAGAGGTGCGGAGCACAGGTCCGTCCGTGA
- a CDS encoding cation-efflux pump, translated as MNVKERVALFSVIAAVLLTTTKLTVGVYTNSLGILSEALHSGIDLIAAGMTLFAVKAAARPPDEDYMYGHEKVESLSSLGEVVLLFITAAWIVYEAINRLAFGAPVLHLGWSALAVMLLSVVVDFTRSRALLRTAKKYKSQALEADGIHFSTDLISSVVVIIGILLSMGGLHDFDSYAALGVAAVTVFIGYRLFKKSVRTLLDGAPIGISEMVTQEIMAVHGIHRVERVRVRESGPRTFVEATVRIDQFITLEQGHRLTDMAEERIRTVIPDSDVILHAEPICLEDATLEDRIRAEASTMAEIKSVHNIAFTEGHSGRVVELHIELDGDLTVMEADELAKKLEDKIRALDPGIHLVASHIEPVGCPACQGEVSDIKQEIVEKTLSKLASQFPEVVACRDLHVHATKNGLRVFLCCQFDPQMSVARAHELAHVLEGHIRSQHEEIENVNIRLEPSSSICSKGEKGPSEDHKGTLS; from the coding sequence ATGAACGTCAAGGAGCGCGTGGCATTATTTTCCGTTATCGCTGCAGTGCTCCTAACGACGACCAAGCTCACAGTGGGCGTTTATACTAATAGCCTGGGCATATTATCTGAGGCCCTCCATTCTGGCATCGATCTTATCGCCGCGGGGATGACCTTGTTCGCGGTGAAGGCCGCAGCGCGTCCTCCGGACGAGGACTACATGTACGGCCATGAGAAGGTGGAGTCCTTATCGAGCTTGGGGGAGGTGGTCCTCCTGTTCATCACCGCTGCCTGGATCGTCTACGAGGCCATTAACAGGCTGGCGTTCGGTGCTCCCGTCCTACACCTGGGCTGGTCGGCTCTGGCCGTCATGCTGCTGTCGGTGGTCGTGGACTTCACGCGGTCCCGAGCCCTCCTGAGAACGGCGAAAAAGTACAAGAGCCAGGCCCTGGAGGCGGACGGCATACACTTCTCGACCGATCTCATCTCCTCGGTGGTCGTCATCATCGGTATCCTGCTGAGCATGGGCGGTTTGCACGACTTCGACTCCTATGCTGCGCTGGGTGTTGCTGCGGTCACCGTCTTCATTGGCTACCGCTTGTTCAAAAAATCCGTGCGCACCTTACTGGACGGGGCGCCCATAGGCATCTCGGAAATGGTCACCCAGGAGATCATGGCCGTCCACGGCATACACAGGGTGGAGCGGGTCCGGGTCCGGGAATCAGGGCCCCGAACTTTTGTGGAGGCCACGGTACGCATCGACCAGTTCATCACCCTGGAACAGGGGCACCGCCTTACTGACATGGCCGAGGAGCGGATCCGGACGGTGATACCTGACTCGGACGTCATCCTGCACGCTGAGCCCATCTGCCTGGAGGATGCCACCTTGGAGGATCGCATAAGGGCAGAAGCATCCACCATGGCCGAGATAAAGAGCGTGCACAACATCGCCTTCACCGAAGGTCACTCCGGGCGCGTGGTGGAGCTGCACATAGAGCTCGACGGCGATCTCACGGTCATGGAGGCCGATGAACTGGCCAAGAAGCTCGAGGACAAGATCAGGGCTCTCGATCCGGGCATACATCTGGTGGCCTCCCACATCGAGCCCGTGGGATGCCCGGCCTGCCAAGGAGAGGTCTCGGATATTAAGCAGGAGATCGTGGAGAAGACCCTTAGCAAGCTTGCTTCCCAATTCCCAGAAGTGGTGGCCTGCAGGGACCTGCATGTGCATGCCACCAAGAACGGCCTTAGGGTGTTCCTGTGCTGCCAGTTCGATCCCCAGATGAGCGTGGCCAGGGCACACGAGCTAGCCCACGTCCTTGAAGGCCACATCAGATCCCAGCACGAGGAGATCGAGAACGTGAACATCCGCCTGGAGCCCAGTAGCTCCATTTGCTCAAAGGGGGAGAAGGGGCCCAGTGAAGATCATAAGGGAACGTTGTCGTAA
- a CDS encoding winged helix-turn-helix transcriptional regulator yields MKVELDRRSLFALASDTRLEILKALETNRRTVSQLADLLGIDKAAVHRHLKKLEEGGFVSRTEDHGFIYYALTWKSRDILNPNDRTKIVILISSSLVCLLAMIVVIYLAAFSGPSTQWSEAYQDSSYDPSSGEGMRAPPMVSLDAVTMAAIALLALAATALVGGAVSVWRRPFQRGGEGNDEDMVRGVGRQEDV; encoded by the coding sequence ATGAAGGTGGAGCTAGACCGGCGCTCCCTGTTCGCCCTAGCCTCCGATACTCGGCTGGAGATATTGAAAGCGCTGGAGACCAACCGCAGGACCGTTTCCCAACTAGCTGATCTGCTGGGCATAGACAAGGCCGCGGTCCATCGCCACCTCAAGAAGCTCGAGGAGGGTGGCTTCGTCTCACGGACCGAGGACCACGGCTTCATATACTATGCCTTGACCTGGAAGTCCCGCGATATACTCAATCCTAATGACCGCACGAAGATAGTGATCCTGATATCTTCGAGCTTGGTGTGCTTGTTGGCGATGATCGTCGTTATTTATCTTGCGGCCTTCTCAGGTCCTTCCACCCAATGGAGCGAGGCCTATCAGGACTCCTCATACGACCCCTCAAGCGGGGAGGGCATGAGGGCCCCGCCGATGGTATCTCTGGATGCGGTCACCATGGCAGCCATTGCCCTTCTGGCCCTCGCGGCGACGGCCTTGGTAGGAGGCGCGGTTTCCGTCTGGAGGCGTCCCTTCCAGCGCGGAGGTGAAGGGAACGACGAGGACATGGTTAGAGGAGTAGGGCGGCAAGAGGATGTGTGA
- a CDS encoding YkgJ family cysteine cluster protein — protein MNQMTMDLLTKICDKCGGRCCYYAKPPLTEERISILLENGMTFDDILFREHRMLDCKSTGFCIGYKDGRCRIQQVKPETCVAGPFTFDICNGKLEIYLKKERICDLVAFLKSNRAVYDEQLELAVQNILQLIRSLPPEELESVCRVEGPETVKVAEYPLDEVLSNDRRNGT, from the coding sequence ATGAACCAGATGACCATGGACCTGCTGACCAAGATCTGTGACAAGTGCGGTGGAAGATGCTGCTATTACGCAAAACCGCCCTTGACCGAGGAACGGATCTCCATCCTTTTGGAGAACGGTATGACGTTCGATGACATCCTGTTCCGTGAGCATCGCATGCTGGACTGCAAGTCCACAGGCTTCTGTATCGGTTACAAGGATGGACGCTGCCGTATCCAGCAGGTAAAACCGGAGACATGTGTGGCCGGCCCCTTCACCTTCGACATATGCAACGGGAAACTGGAGATATATCTCAAGAAGGAGCGCATCTGCGATCTGGTAGCGTTCCTCAAGAGCAACCGTGCGGTCTACGACGAGCAGCTCGAACTGGCCGTTCAGAACATCCTGCAGCTTATCAGATCCCTGCCCCCAGAGGAGCTGGAGAGCGTGTGCAGGGTGGAAGGGCCGGAGACCGTAAAGGTCGCGGAATACCCTCTTGACGAGGTGTTATCCAACGACCGTCGGAACGGAACATGA
- a CDS encoding deoxyribodipyrimidine photo-lyase, with translation MDLSRVRDVKQGTAGEGPVIYWMSRDQRCRDNHALAFAQAEALRMHRPLAVAFALSPSFLGATLRQYGFMLRGLEEVEQDLSALDIPFHLLTEGPRSLISFLRELRPALVVEDFDPLRIKKEWKHTVRASTACPHREVDAHNIVPCWVASPKQEWAARTLRPKLARLIGMFLPDLPQVIPHPYPGKEAPAWDVSSILGSLDIDRGVRETDVRPGRKAGEMTLRAFIDHRLEHYPEDRNDPLRYGQSGLSPYLHFGNISPQRVALEVQGSSSSTDAKETFLEELVVRRELSDNFCFYNPEYDRYEGLPEWSRRTLEKHAMDPREDLYSLQELEAGETTDDLWNAMQNELVTQGRMHGYLRMYWAKKVLEWSPTPRQAIERLILLNDRYELDGRDPNGYVGILWSVGGLHDRPWKERNIFGTVRYMSRAGLGRKFDAEAFAHRNLRAGNE, from the coding sequence ATGGACCTCTCACGGGTCCGGGATGTGAAGCAGGGAACGGCCGGGGAAGGCCCGGTCATCTACTGGATGAGCCGAGACCAGCGGTGCAGGGACAACCATGCTCTGGCTTTCGCCCAGGCAGAGGCCCTTCGGATGCATCGTCCACTGGCGGTGGCGTTCGCTCTGTCGCCTTCCTTCCTGGGAGCCACCCTCCGACAATACGGGTTCATGCTGCGCGGCTTGGAGGAGGTGGAGCAGGACCTCTCAGCCCTGGACATCCCGTTCCATCTCCTGACCGAGGGGCCCAGGTCGTTGATCTCTTTCCTCCGAGAACTACGTCCAGCCTTGGTGGTCGAGGACTTCGATCCCCTGAGGATCAAGAAGGAATGGAAGCATACTGTGCGGGCGTCGACCGCGTGCCCGCACCGGGAGGTCGATGCTCACAACATAGTTCCATGCTGGGTGGCCTCTCCCAAACAGGAGTGGGCGGCACGAACGCTGCGCCCTAAGCTGGCACGGCTCATCGGCATGTTTCTACCTGACCTTCCTCAGGTCATCCCTCATCCATATCCCGGTAAGGAGGCGCCAGCTTGGGATGTGAGCTCGATCTTAGGATCTCTGGACATCGATCGTGGGGTGAGAGAGACAGATGTGAGGCCCGGGCGTAAAGCGGGGGAGATGACGCTCCGAGCGTTCATCGACCATAGACTGGAGCACTATCCTGAGGATCGTAACGACCCCCTTCGGTATGGACAGTCCGGCCTCTCTCCTTATCTGCACTTCGGAAACATCTCCCCTCAGCGGGTAGCACTGGAGGTGCAAGGGTCCAGCTCCTCTACGGATGCCAAGGAGACCTTTCTGGAAGAGTTGGTAGTCAGGAGGGAGCTCAGCGATAACTTCTGCTTCTATAACCCGGAGTATGATCGTTACGAGGGCCTTCCCGAGTGGTCACGCCGCACTCTGGAGAAACATGCTATGGATCCCCGTGAGGACCTTTATTCCCTCCAGGAGCTGGAGGCAGGGGAGACCACGGACGACCTCTGGAATGCCATGCAGAATGAATTGGTAACCCAGGGTCGAATGCATGGATACCTCCGTATGTACTGGGCGAAGAAGGTGCTGGAGTGGTCGCCGACACCGAGGCAGGCGATCGAGCGGCTTATACTATTGAACGATAGGTATGAGCTGGACGGACGCGATCCCAACGGATACGTGGGAATACTATGGAGCGTGGGCGGGCTACACGACCGCCCATGGAAGGAGAGGAACATTTTCGGAACCGTCAGGTACATGTCCCGGGCCGGCCTAGGCCGTAAGTTCGATGCCGAGGCCTTTGCGCATAGGAACCTGAGGGCCGGTAACGAGTGA
- a CDS encoding CBS domain-containing protein, which translates to MTRKIEVVAPDDSVLSAIELMVEHDQGSVIVIDENDKVIGIFTERDVLRHYLTNQSKFLHLKVSEVMSSPVHTVPESMKVSDALGIMNKKNVRRLPVVDADGKMIGFVSWKELFTKVPKELL; encoded by the coding sequence ATGACCAGGAAAATCGAGGTGGTGGCGCCGGACGACTCCGTCCTCAGCGCCATAGAGCTAATGGTGGAACACGACCAGGGAAGCGTGATCGTCATCGACGAGAACGACAAGGTCATCGGGATCTTCACAGAGCGGGACGTCCTGAGACACTACTTGACGAATCAGTCCAAGTTCCTCCACCTGAAGGTATCTGAGGTGATGAGCTCTCCTGTCCACACCGTTCCTGAGAGCATGAAGGTATCCGATGCCCTTGGCATTATGAACAAGAAGAACGTGCGCAGATTGCCGGTGGTGGACGCGGATGGCAAGATGATCGGCTTTGTTTCTTGGAAGGAACTGTTCACCAAGGTGCCCAAGGAACTACTGTAG
- the acsA gene encoding acetate--CoA ligase, whose protein sequence is MEETIPPKQAGNLQDYEAALKEFTWSSVDKEFDWSKGGAYNVAREAIDRHAQNWRKNKIALYSITAANEVRKFTFGELSELTGRFASGLEKLGAVKGDRIFVYLDRTSELYIAMIGITKMGGISGPLFSALGPEAVKDRGLDSSAKYFVTSPYLYKRLEPVLDDLVDVEKFIIVGDNEGLGEKTIKFDDVIESGDPDYQAVNMAPTDPYIIHYTSGSTGKPKGVLLGHKSMIQQWFTCRYVLDLREEDTYWCTADPGWVTGTSYGIFGPWYLGTTLVSYEGRFDARAWYTIMQKYGVTVWYTAPTALRMLMKAGDDLVKEFNFSKLRHVCSVGEPLNAEVVRWGMRVMERRIHDTWWQTETGAQLICNYPCMTIKPGSMGRPIPGVTAAVVDENGVEVPTKKEGFLALRPGWPSMMLGIWRNTSRFKEYFRVPGWYIAGDQAYRDEDGYFWFLGRADDVIKTSGERLGPFEVESALIEHPAVAEAGVIGKPDELRGEIVKAFITLRPEHKPSEQLKEDISKFVKTRLAYYAYPREIEFVDSLPKTRSGKIMRRVLKAKELGQPLGDLSTLED, encoded by the coding sequence ATGGAGGAAACGATACCACCCAAGCAGGCTGGGAATCTCCAGGATTATGAGGCTGCCCTGAAGGAGTTCACTTGGTCCTCGGTCGATAAGGAGTTCGACTGGTCTAAGGGAGGAGCCTATAATGTGGCACGTGAGGCCATCGACCGGCACGCCCAGAACTGGAGGAAGAACAAGATCGCTCTGTACTCGATCACCGCTGCCAATGAGGTTCGGAAGTTCACCTTCGGGGAGCTATCGGAGCTGACGGGCCGATTCGCATCTGGGCTGGAGAAGCTGGGGGCGGTCAAAGGCGACCGCATCTTCGTTTATCTGGACCGCACCTCGGAGCTGTACATCGCCATGATAGGCATCACCAAGATGGGTGGCATCTCCGGTCCCCTGTTCTCCGCGCTGGGTCCGGAGGCCGTGAAGGACCGTGGCCTTGACAGCAGTGCCAAGTACTTCGTAACCTCCCCATACCTGTATAAGAGGCTGGAGCCAGTACTGGACGACCTGGTGGATGTGGAGAAGTTCATCATCGTGGGCGACAACGAGGGCCTGGGTGAGAAGACCATAAAGTTCGATGATGTCATCGAGTCCGGCGATCCCGACTACCAGGCCGTCAACATGGCTCCTACTGATCCCTACATCATACACTATACCTCCGGGTCCACGGGAAAGCCGAAGGGGGTTCTGCTCGGCCATAAGTCGATGATCCAGCAGTGGTTCACATGCCGATACGTCCTTGACCTGAGAGAGGAAGATACATACTGGTGCACGGCCGACCCAGGATGGGTCACGGGGACATCGTATGGAATATTCGGACCATGGTACCTGGGAACGACCCTTGTCTCCTATGAAGGACGGTTCGACGCGAGGGCCTGGTACACCATCATGCAAAAATATGGGGTCACGGTGTGGTATACTGCCCCTACTGCACTGAGGATGCTCATGAAGGCAGGCGACGATCTGGTGAAGGAGTTCAACTTCTCCAAGCTTCGCCATGTTTGCTCGGTCGGCGAGCCTCTGAACGCTGAGGTTGTGCGATGGGGCATGAGGGTTATGGAACGCCGCATCCACGATACCTGGTGGCAGACCGAGACCGGCGCCCAGCTCATATGCAATTACCCCTGTATGACCATAAAGCCGGGATCGATGGGCAGGCCTATCCCCGGGGTCACCGCCGCGGTGGTGGACGAGAACGGAGTGGAGGTCCCGACCAAGAAGGAAGGGTTCCTGGCATTACGCCCAGGATGGCCCTCGATGATGCTGGGGATATGGAGGAACACCTCCAGGTTCAAGGAGTACTTCCGGGTCCCGGGATGGTATATCGCCGGTGACCAGGCCTACAGAGATGAGGACGGGTACTTCTGGTTCCTGGGCCGTGCGGACGATGTCATCAAGACCTCCGGCGAGAGGCTGGGGCCGTTCGAGGTGGAGTCCGCTCTGATCGAGCACCCGGCCGTGGCCGAGGCCGGTGTCATCGGCAAGCCGGACGAGCTGCGCGGCGAGATCGTGAAGGCGTTCATCACTCTGAGGCCGGAGCACAAGCCTTCGGAACAGCTCAAGGAGGACATCAGCAAGTTCGTCAAGACGAGGCTCGCATACTATGCATACCCGCGGGAGATCGAGTTCGTGGACAGCCTCCCCAAGACCCGTTCCGGTAAGATCATGAGGCGGGTGCTCAAGGCGAAGGAGCTCGGACAACCTCTTGGAGATCTTTCCACCCTCGAAGATTGA
- a CDS encoding 3-isopropylmalate dehydratase large subunit: MAAKTFAQRVLSRASGEAAETGDIVNAKVDLAMSHENSALVLRSFREMGGQRIWDPRKVVMLFDHRIPANTIKTAEGHKEVRGFARSNSLPFFYDLGEGICHQVLPEKGHVLPNMLIVGTDSHTTTYGALGAFATGIGATEMAAVWATGEIWLKVPETMRIHLRGKMPPHVSSKDVILHIIGALGADGADYKCVEFVGDTISRMSISSRMVLSNMSIEMGAKAGVCPPDRKTYDWLSQRTFQNWEPTFWDHSSVADEEVEMDVEDLQPQVACPHQVDNVVEVRKLEGMKIDQAVLGSCTNGRLEDLAAAEAVLRGKKASRDVRLIVVPASREIYIEASQKGILASLARSGAIILNPGCGPCLGGHQGLLASGERCISTTNRNFRGRMGSPEAEVYLASPETVAMSSLKGEITDPRRA; this comes from the coding sequence ATGGCAGCCAAGACCTTTGCCCAGCGGGTTCTCTCCAGGGCTAGCGGAGAGGCCGCGGAGACGGGAGACATTGTCAACGCCAAGGTCGACCTCGCGATGTCGCACGAGAACTCCGCTCTTGTCCTTAGATCATTCCGCGAGATGGGCGGGCAGAGGATATGGGACCCTCGCAAGGTGGTGATGCTATTTGATCATCGCATACCTGCGAACACCATCAAGACCGCTGAGGGTCACAAGGAGGTCCGAGGCTTTGCCCGCTCCAACTCCCTCCCCTTCTTTTACGATCTCGGGGAAGGCATCTGCCACCAGGTTCTGCCCGAGAAGGGCCATGTTTTGCCCAATATGCTCATCGTGGGTACCGATTCTCACACCACAACATATGGGGCTTTGGGAGCCTTCGCCACCGGCATCGGGGCAACGGAGATGGCCGCCGTATGGGCTACAGGGGAGATCTGGCTTAAGGTACCGGAGACCATGCGCATACATCTTCGGGGGAAGATGCCTCCCCATGTCAGCTCAAAGGACGTGATCCTTCACATAATAGGGGCTCTGGGCGCAGACGGGGCGGATTACAAGTGCGTGGAGTTCGTCGGCGACACCATCAGCCGCATGAGCATATCCTCGCGCATGGTCCTCAGTAACATGAGCATCGAGATGGGGGCCAAGGCCGGGGTGTGCCCGCCTGACCGAAAGACCTACGATTGGCTCTCCCAGCGAACCTTTCAGAACTGGGAGCCAACGTTCTGGGACCACAGCTCGGTGGCGGATGAAGAGGTGGAGATGGACGTGGAGGACCTTCAGCCCCAGGTAGCTTGCCCACACCAGGTTGACAACGTCGTCGAGGTGCGCAAGCTCGAGGGCATGAAGATAGACCAGGCGGTGCTGGGCTCCTGCACCAACGGACGACTGGAGGACCTAGCAGCGGCGGAGGCGGTATTGCGCGGGAAGAAGGCCTCAAGAGATGTCCGGCTGATAGTCGTTCCCGCATCCCGGGAGATATATATCGAAGCCTCCCAAAAGGGAATACTGGCCTCTCTGGCCCGGTCTGGGGCGATCATACTGAATCCGGGGTGCGGCCCCTGCCTTGGTGGACACCAGGGACTACTGGCATCAGGGGAGAGGTGCATCTCTACTACTAATCGCAACTTCCGAGGGAGGATGGGGTCCCCTGAGGCCGAGGTCTATCTTGCCTCACCGGAGACTGTGGCCATGAGCTCGCTCAAAGGAGAGATCACCGACCCCAGGAGGGCATAG